Proteins encoded within one genomic window of Nonomuraea gerenzanensis:
- a CDS encoding carbohydrate ABC transporter permease, translating into MTTHDMTRGYRVFQWFNGVVLTLVVVVTLYPFANILARSFSSQSAIAAGEVNLVPQGFNLTTYKIVASDPMFWTNYRNTVFYTVVATLIAMVMTTCYAYVLAKKHLKGRKFLVGVAVFTMFFSGGLIPNYVLITSLGMKNSIWAIVLPNAISVFNLLVMKAFFESLPQDLEEAAAIDGLNTYGILWRIVLPLSKAVIATMILFYAVSFWNSWFAAFLYMDRSDLFPVTVYLRNLIAGATGADSYGAAAAEVTQVGANIQAVTIVLTVLPILVIYPFVQRFFVSGVMLGAVKG; encoded by the coding sequence GTGACAACGCACGACATGACCCGGGGCTACCGCGTCTTCCAGTGGTTCAACGGCGTCGTCCTGACGCTGGTCGTGGTGGTGACGCTCTACCCGTTCGCCAACATCCTGGCCCGCTCCTTCAGCTCGCAGAGCGCCATCGCCGCGGGCGAGGTGAACCTCGTTCCCCAGGGGTTCAACCTGACGACGTACAAGATCGTCGCGTCGGACCCGATGTTCTGGACGAACTACCGCAACACGGTCTTCTATACGGTCGTCGCCACGCTCATCGCGATGGTGATGACCACGTGCTACGCGTACGTGCTGGCCAAGAAGCACCTCAAGGGCCGCAAGTTCCTCGTCGGTGTCGCGGTCTTCACCATGTTCTTCTCCGGCGGCCTGATCCCGAACTACGTGCTGATCACCAGCCTCGGCATGAAGAACTCGATCTGGGCCATCGTCCTGCCCAACGCCATCAGCGTGTTCAACCTCCTGGTCATGAAGGCGTTCTTCGAGAGCCTGCCGCAGGACCTGGAGGAGGCCGCCGCCATCGACGGCCTGAACACCTACGGCATCCTGTGGCGCATCGTGCTGCCGCTGTCGAAGGCGGTCATCGCCACGATGATCCTGTTCTACGCGGTCTCGTTCTGGAACTCCTGGTTCGCGGCGTTCCTGTACATGGACCGCTCCGACCTGTTCCCCGTGACGGTCTACTTGCGCAACCTCATCGCCGGCGCGACCGGCGCGGACTCCTACGGCGCGGCAGCCGCCGAGGTGACGCAGGTGGGGGCCAACATCCAGGCGGTGACGATCGTGCTCACCGTCCTGCCGATCCTGGTCATCTACCCGTTCGTCCAGCGCTTCTTCGTCTCCGGCGTCATGCTCGGCGCGGTCAAGGGCTGA
- a CDS encoding ABC transporter substrate-binding protein: MRDISRRQAIIGLGAFASLALTACGSDTETPAKATDAANKAGSMASYGVGQQFKATEPLSFDVLYNNHSFYPNKPDWLFWSELTKRTNVTFKPVEVPLSDYEKKRGLLIAAGDAPLIIPKTYHPQEEAFVSSGAILPVSDYFNLMPNFQDKVAKWQLQPELNSIMQTDGKIYLLPGLHEAAWADYSFAVRTDILEKLKLEVPKTLDDFYNMLKAMKAEYPDLYPMTDRWGVPTPGGNLIKLIAQAYGTKGGWEYQHATFDAAQGKFVYTGAMPQYKQAIEYLNKLVKEKLLDPESFTQQDEAAKQKFISGKSFVISTNAQSLINDYRAALTENVKDAKIVKIPVPTGPAGDVKVATRLENGIMISKKALENKNFVAMMQLIDWLWYSDAGQEFAKWGVEGTTFTKEGDKYKLAEDIDFVGLNPGAPKHLQKDFGFGNGVFAYGGPTKLLQSTFSEEEMEFQNVMNARKTWPVEPAAPLSEEEREQVSLWETPLKDHVTQNTLKFILGERDLAEWDAYVKELESKNSTQYVTLVNGAYERFKQAHGG, from the coding sequence ATGCGCGACATCTCGCGGCGTCAGGCGATCATCGGCCTCGGTGCCTTCGCCTCCCTCGCCCTCACCGCCTGCGGCAGCGACACCGAGACCCCGGCCAAGGCCACGGACGCGGCCAACAAGGCCGGCTCGATGGCGTCGTACGGCGTCGGCCAGCAGTTCAAGGCCACCGAGCCGCTGTCGTTCGACGTGCTCTACAACAACCACTCGTTCTACCCGAACAAGCCCGACTGGCTGTTCTGGTCGGAGCTGACCAAGCGGACCAACGTCACGTTCAAGCCGGTCGAGGTGCCGCTCAGCGACTACGAGAAGAAGCGCGGCCTGCTCATCGCCGCCGGCGACGCCCCGCTGATCATTCCGAAGACCTACCACCCGCAGGAGGAGGCGTTCGTCTCCTCCGGTGCGATCCTGCCGGTCAGCGACTACTTCAACCTGATGCCCAACTTCCAGGACAAGGTCGCCAAGTGGCAGCTCCAGCCGGAGCTGAACTCGATCATGCAGACGGACGGCAAGATCTACCTGCTGCCCGGCCTGCACGAGGCCGCCTGGGCCGACTACTCCTTCGCGGTGCGCACCGACATCCTGGAGAAGCTGAAGCTGGAAGTCCCCAAGACGCTGGACGACTTCTACAACATGCTCAAGGCGATGAAGGCGGAGTACCCCGACCTCTACCCGATGACCGACCGCTGGGGCGTGCCCACGCCCGGCGGTAACCTGATCAAGCTCATCGCGCAGGCGTACGGCACCAAGGGCGGCTGGGAGTACCAGCACGCGACGTTCGACGCCGCCCAGGGCAAGTTCGTCTACACCGGCGCCATGCCGCAGTACAAGCAGGCGATCGAGTACCTGAACAAGCTGGTGAAGGAGAAGCTGCTCGACCCCGAGAGCTTCACCCAGCAGGACGAGGCCGCCAAGCAGAAGTTCATCTCCGGCAAGTCCTTCGTGATCAGCACCAACGCGCAGTCGCTGATCAACGACTATCGGGCGGCGCTGACCGAGAACGTCAAGGACGCCAAGATCGTCAAGATTCCGGTGCCGACCGGCCCGGCGGGCGACGTCAAGGTCGCCACCCGCCTGGAGAACGGCATCATGATCTCCAAGAAGGCCCTGGAGAACAAGAACTTCGTGGCCATGATGCAGCTCATCGACTGGCTCTGGTACTCCGACGCGGGCCAGGAGTTCGCCAAGTGGGGCGTCGAGGGCACGACGTTCACCAAGGAGGGCGACAAGTACAAGCTGGCTGAGGACATCGACTTCGTCGGCCTCAACCCCGGCGCGCCGAAGCACCTGCAGAAGGACTTCGGCTTCGGCAACGGCGTGTTCGCCTACGGCGGCCCCACCAAGCTGCTCCAGTCCACGTTCTCGGAGGAGGAGATGGAGTTCCAGAACGTGATGAACGCCAGGAAGACCTGGCCCGTCGAGCCGGCCGCCCCGCTCAGCGAGGAGGAGCGCGAGCAGGTCTCGCTCTGGGAGACGCCGCTGAAGGACCACGTCACCCAGAACACGCTGAAGTTCATCCTCGGCGAGCGTGACCTCGCCGAGTGGGACGCCTACGTCAAGGAGCTGGAGTCCAAGAACTCCACCCAGTACGTCACCCTCGTGAACGGCGCCTACGAGCGGTTCAAGCAGGCACACGGCGGCTGA
- a CDS encoding GH39 family glycosyl hydrolase — protein sequence MRNLVPGEPTGRLSDAWRFCVGTGRLDLALRRDYQDSLALVQREIGFRHIRGHGLFSDGMGVHRPYEHGGERRVLHSFTYLDQVVDAYLELGIHPFLELGFMPSGLASGEQTVFWWRGNVTPPSSWQEWAGLVRATVTHLIDRYGLDLVRRWPIEVWNEPNLKDFWQDADEAAYHRLYEITARTIKDVDASLQVGGPAISPGSDEWMPRFADFVTSRDVPCDFLSRHAYTSGPAQHVPFGVHQTMAPASGLLEQFATTRRQLAGGPLAELPVHITEFNSSYRPDNPIHDTAFNAAYLAPVLAEGGELVDSFSYWTFSDMFEEAGIPASIFHGGFGLLTHRQIKKPAYHLYAFLARMGDQLLTRGADHLVTRDSSGRVTVLAWAPVDVTGGPAVTGHTVRLSIPFPGESVFMLRSSVSEELGNAWAAWSEMGRPRSPHPRQLDILREAAEPVRRHRSLPVTGGTADLDLTLDRHEVTLVELTPVVDETPPWWDDSRILGLEEGM from the coding sequence ATGCGCAACCTCGTTCCCGGCGAGCCCACCGGGCGGCTGTCCGACGCCTGGCGCTTCTGCGTCGGCACCGGACGCCTCGACCTCGCGCTGCGGCGCGATTACCAGGACTCCCTGGCGCTCGTCCAGCGGGAGATCGGCTTCCGGCACATCAGGGGCCACGGCCTGTTCAGCGACGGCATGGGCGTGCACCGGCCGTACGAGCACGGGGGCGAGCGGCGCGTGCTGCACTCGTTCACGTATCTGGACCAGGTCGTCGACGCCTACCTGGAGCTCGGCATCCACCCCTTCCTGGAGCTGGGCTTCATGCCGTCCGGGCTGGCCTCGGGCGAGCAGACCGTCTTCTGGTGGCGCGGCAACGTCACCCCGCCCAGCTCCTGGCAGGAATGGGCCGGCCTGGTCAGGGCCACCGTGACCCACCTGATCGACCGCTACGGCCTGGACCTGGTGCGCCGCTGGCCGATCGAGGTCTGGAACGAGCCCAACCTCAAGGACTTCTGGCAGGACGCCGACGAGGCCGCCTACCACCGCCTCTACGAGATCACCGCCCGCACGATCAAGGACGTGGACGCGTCGCTGCAGGTCGGCGGCCCGGCCATCTCGCCCGGCTCCGACGAGTGGATGCCGCGCTTCGCCGACTTCGTCACCTCACGCGACGTGCCGTGCGACTTCCTCAGCCGCCACGCCTACACCTCGGGCCCGGCCCAGCACGTGCCGTTCGGCGTGCACCAGACGATGGCGCCCGCCTCCGGCCTGCTGGAGCAGTTCGCCACCACGCGCCGCCAGCTCGCGGGCGGCCCGCTGGCCGAGCTGCCGGTGCACATCACCGAGTTCAACTCCTCCTACCGCCCCGACAACCCGATCCACGACACGGCATTCAACGCCGCCTACCTGGCGCCCGTCCTGGCCGAGGGCGGCGAGCTGGTGGACTCCTTCTCGTACTGGACGTTCAGCGACATGTTCGAGGAGGCCGGGATCCCGGCCTCGATCTTCCACGGCGGCTTCGGCCTGCTGACCCACCGGCAGATCAAGAAGCCCGCCTACCACCTGTACGCGTTCCTGGCCCGCATGGGGGACCAGCTCCTGACCAGGGGCGCGGACCACCTCGTGACCAGGGACTCCAGCGGCCGGGTGACCGTGCTGGCGTGGGCTCCGGTGGACGTCACCGGCGGCCCCGCCGTCACCGGGCACACCGTGCGCCTGTCGATCCCGTTCCCGGGCGAGTCGGTCTTCATGCTGCGCTCGTCGGTCAGCGAGGAGCTGGGCAACGCCTGGGCCGCCTGGTCCGAAATGGGGCGTCCCAGGTCACCACACCCCAGACAGCTCGATATCCTCCGAGAAGCGGCGGAACCGGTTCGCCGCCACCGCAGCCTGCCGGTCACCGGCGGGACGGCCGACCTCGACCTGACGCTCGACCGCCACGAGGTCACGCTCGTCGAGCTCACCCCGGTGGTGGACGAGACCCCGCCGTGGTGGGACGACAGCCGGATCCTCGGCCTGGAGGAGGGCATGTGA
- a CDS encoding YesL family protein yields the protein MTSDVTDTGKFGTGPLSRVSALIYTLLVVELLVLLTVVPGLVALVLLDRSAGNVPLMAACLLPVGPALSAALYALRHRRRDLTELRPAPAFWRGYRLNFGAAMKIWVPWLVILALVGTNLGNFSAAGVPGWWGALLVVLAAGSTLWVANALVITSLFAFRAVDVAKLAAWALGRFPAATLANACLLVVAGGVTLVATEAAVALLASVLTATVLWNSRAMIAEVEQRFTRQ from the coding sequence GTGACCAGCGACGTGACGGACACCGGGAAGTTCGGCACCGGGCCGCTCTCCCGGGTGTCCGCGCTGATCTACACCCTGCTCGTCGTCGAGCTGCTGGTGCTGCTCACCGTCGTGCCGGGCCTGGTGGCGCTGGTCCTGCTCGACCGCTCGGCCGGCAACGTGCCCCTGATGGCCGCCTGCCTGCTGCCCGTCGGCCCCGCGCTCTCCGCCGCCCTGTACGCGCTGCGCCACCGCCGGCGCGATCTGACCGAGCTGCGCCCGGCGCCGGCCTTCTGGCGCGGTTACCGGCTCAACTTCGGCGCGGCCATGAAGATCTGGGTGCCCTGGCTGGTGATCCTGGCCCTGGTCGGGACGAACCTGGGCAACTTCTCGGCCGCCGGGGTGCCGGGCTGGTGGGGGGCGCTGCTGGTCGTGCTGGCGGCGGGCAGCACGCTGTGGGTGGCCAACGCGCTGGTCATCACGTCGCTGTTCGCGTTCAGGGCGGTGGACGTGGCCAAGCTGGCGGCCTGGGCGCTGGGGCGCTTCCCCGCCGCCACGCTGGCCAACGCGTGCCTGCTCGTCGTGGCGGGCGGCGTCACGCTCGTCGCCACCGAGGCCGCCGTGGCGCTGCTCGCCTCGGTGCTCACCGCGACGGTGCTGTGGAACTCCCGCGCGATGATCGCCGAGGTCGAGCAGCGCTTCACCCGTCAGTAG
- a CDS encoding alpha-glucuronidase: MIVPHVPDVHPAWLPPEAFRAVGSRRVLVLAGDPGDAGPVATVRAEVAAAGERHGGAVVAPGEAADLVLALSSSGPLPAAAQALLGPEIGAEGFLLGRRDGVTVVLADDPAGLLYGWFEVVRLGEAAFGEAPSGETASGETAVGEAAVREAAVSGAAVSGAAAQVHRPALRRRMLDHWDNIDVHPVMGQVERGYSGGSIFWRDGLLTEDLTRLRAYGRLLAATGVNAVAINNVNVHATEAHLLTDRLGEVAAIAAELRPYGIRVHLSVNFASPIVLGGLDTADPLDEGVREWWAGTTARVYETIPDFGGYVVKADSEGQPGPFAYGRSHADGANMLADALAPHGGVVHWRAFVYDHRQDWRDRSTDRARAAHDHFAPLDGQFRDNAILQVKYGPMDFQTREPISPVIAAMPATRLAVELQVTQEYTGQQRHVCYLGPMWSEVLGFRFWGPGERTVAEVAAGGGLVAVSNVGDDPYWTGHPLAQANLYAFGRLAWAPELGPAAILDEWIGLTFPGAPDAVRGTLHEMMDGSWETYERYTAPLGVGFMVRPGHHYGPDVDGYEYTPWGTYHFADRDGVGVDRTRATGTGYTGQYPAPWSEVYESLAECPDELLLFFHHVPYEHVLQSGTTVVQHIYDTHFAGAEEAAGMRLAWEKVAGSVDAALYTRVKERLDEQVRCAEEWRDQVNTYFLRKSGVPDEHGRRIH, encoded by the coding sequence TTGATCGTTCCCCATGTGCCCGACGTGCATCCGGCCTGGCTGCCTCCCGAGGCGTTCCGCGCCGTCGGCTCGCGCCGCGTGCTGGTGCTGGCCGGCGACCCCGGCGACGCGGGACCGGTCGCCACCGTGCGGGCCGAGGTGGCCGCGGCGGGTGAACGGCACGGCGGGGCCGTGGTCGCGCCCGGCGAGGCGGCCGACCTCGTGCTCGCGCTGTCCTCGTCCGGCCCGTTGCCCGCCGCCGCGCAGGCGTTGCTGGGGCCGGAGATCGGCGCCGAGGGTTTCCTGCTGGGCCGCCGTGACGGGGTCACGGTGGTGCTCGCCGACGATCCCGCGGGCCTGTTGTACGGCTGGTTCGAGGTGGTGCGGCTCGGCGAGGCGGCGTTCGGGGAGGCCCCGTCCGGAGAGACCGCGTCCGGAGAGACGGCGGTCGGGGAGGCGGCGGTCAGGGAGGCGGCGGTCAGTGGGGCGGCGGTCAGTGGGGCGGCGGCGCAGGTGCACCGGCCGGCGTTGCGGCGGCGCATGCTGGACCACTGGGACAACATCGACGTGCACCCGGTGATGGGCCAGGTCGAGCGCGGCTACTCCGGCGGCTCGATCTTCTGGCGCGACGGCCTGCTGACCGAGGACCTCACACGGCTACGCGCGTACGGCCGGCTGCTCGCCGCGACCGGCGTGAACGCGGTCGCGATCAACAACGTGAACGTGCACGCCACCGAGGCCCACCTGCTGACCGACCGGCTCGGCGAAGTCGCCGCCATCGCGGCGGAGCTGCGCCCGTACGGCATCCGCGTGCACCTGTCGGTGAACTTCGCCTCCCCCATCGTGCTCGGCGGCCTGGACACCGCCGACCCCCTGGACGAGGGTGTGCGTGAGTGGTGGGCGGGCACGACCGCGCGGGTCTACGAGACGATCCCCGACTTCGGCGGGTACGTGGTCAAGGCCGACTCGGAGGGCCAGCCCGGGCCGTTCGCGTACGGGCGCAGCCACGCCGACGGCGCGAACATGCTGGCCGACGCCCTGGCCCCGCACGGCGGCGTCGTGCACTGGCGCGCCTTCGTCTACGACCACCGCCAGGACTGGCGCGACCGCTCCACCGACCGCGCCCGCGCCGCCCACGACCATTTCGCCCCGCTCGACGGTCAGTTCAGGGACAACGCGATCCTCCAGGTCAAGTACGGCCCCATGGACTTCCAGACGCGCGAGCCGATCTCCCCCGTGATCGCGGCCATGCCGGCCACCAGGCTCGCGGTGGAGCTGCAGGTGACGCAGGAGTACACCGGCCAGCAGCGGCACGTGTGCTACCTCGGCCCGATGTGGAGCGAGGTGCTCGGGTTCCGCTTCTGGGGGCCGGGCGAGCGCACGGTCGCCGAGGTGGCCGCCGGGGGTGGCCTGGTGGCGGTGTCGAACGTGGGCGACGACCCGTACTGGACGGGTCACCCGCTGGCCCAGGCCAACCTGTACGCGTTCGGCCGGCTCGCCTGGGCGCCGGAGCTCGGCCCGGCGGCGATCCTGGACGAGTGGATCGGCCTGACCTTCCCCGGCGCGCCCGACGCGGTGCGCGGCACGCTGCACGAGATGATGGACGGCTCCTGGGAGACCTACGAGCGCTACACCGCGCCGCTCGGCGTCGGCTTCATGGTCCGCCCCGGCCACCACTACGGCCCCGACGTGGACGGATACGAGTACACGCCGTGGGGCACCTACCACTTCGCCGACCGTGACGGCGTCGGCGTCGACCGCACCCGCGCCACCGGCACCGGCTACACCGGCCAGTACCCGGCGCCGTGGTCGGAGGTGTACGAGTCGCTCGCCGAGTGCCCCGACGAATTGCTGCTGTTCTTCCACCACGTGCCGTACGAGCACGTCCTGCAGAGCGGCACCACGGTCGTGCAGCACATCTACGACACCCACTTCGCGGGGGCGGAGGAGGCGGCCGGGATGCGGCTGGCCTGGGAGAAGGTGGCGGGCTCGGTGGACGCGGCGCTGTACACGCGGGTCAAGGAGCGGCTCGACGAGCAGGTGCGGTGCGCCGAGGAGTGGCGCGACCAGGTCAACACCTACTTCCTGCGCAAGTCGGGGGTGCCCGACGAGCACGGCCGCCGCATCCACTGA
- a CDS encoding response regulator, translated as MRVLVVDDQQVMREGLVALLDLVDGVEVVGDAGQGEEALRLVAQLRPDVVLMDLRMPVMDGVEATRRIAREYPGVAVVVLTTYDDDRSVDAALLAGARGYLTKDAGRAELAAALRSAAAGQSTFSPAAARRLVEVLSRGAAEPVTDCPDGLTVREVEVLRLIARGLSNAEIAARLFIAGTTVKTHINNAFAKIGVRNRTEAAGYARDRLL; from the coding sequence GTGAGGGTGCTGGTGGTGGACGACCAGCAGGTGATGCGCGAAGGGCTGGTGGCACTGCTGGACCTGGTGGACGGCGTCGAGGTCGTGGGCGACGCCGGTCAGGGCGAGGAGGCGCTGCGGCTGGTGGCGCAGCTGCGGCCGGACGTGGTGCTGATGGACCTGCGGATGCCGGTCATGGACGGCGTCGAGGCGACCCGGCGGATCGCCCGCGAGTATCCCGGGGTGGCGGTCGTGGTGCTGACCACGTACGACGACGACCGGTCCGTGGACGCGGCGCTGCTGGCGGGCGCGCGCGGCTACCTGACCAAGGACGCGGGGCGGGCCGAGCTGGCGGCGGCGCTGCGCTCGGCCGCCGCGGGTCAGTCGACGTTCTCGCCGGCGGCGGCGAGGCGGCTGGTCGAGGTGCTGTCCCGGGGTGCCGCCGAGCCGGTGACCGACTGCCCTGACGGGCTGACGGTGCGGGAGGTGGAGGTGCTGCGGCTGATCGCGAGGGGGCTGAGCAACGCCGAGATCGCGGCCCGGCTGTTCATCGCGGGGACGACCGTGAAGACGCACATCAACAACGCCTTCGCCAAGATCGGCGTGCGCAACCGCACGGAGGCCGCCGGCTACGCCCGCGACCGGCTGCTCTGA